In Candidatus Zixiibacteriota bacterium, the genomic stretch CCGATTCCAAACTGATGATCGAGGGCCATACCGATGACCTGGGTGATCGATCCACCAATATGCGCCTGTCGGAGATGCGGGCCTTTTCGGTAATGCAGTACATTCGCCGGTCATTGTCGATTCCGGCCGACAAGGTCAGCGCCGTCGGTTACGGTCCGGACAAACCGGTCGGGACCAATACCACCGCCGAAGGACGGGCCAAAAACCGCCGGATAGATATTATTATTTTTCAATGACACCCGGGAGCAAATGGACGGAATTGACGAGAGACGGCCAACATGATGGGTGAGTTCGGACGGAGGGTGGTATGGATTTGAAAGTTATGGCGCTTGATGCCGGACATGTCGATGATTTTTTCCGCGTTCATTCCGAAGAGAACGGTCATGGCTGGTGCTATTGCGTGGCCTGGTGGGCACCTACCTGGCAGGGGTGGATGGAGCGTACGGCCGAGGAAAATCGGCGGATGCGGGAGCAGTTGTTCGATGTCGAGCAGTACGACGGATACCTGATGTACGACGGGGACAAACCGATCGGCTGGTGCCAGGTCGGCCCCCGGGACAGGTTGCATAAGTTGGTTCTGGAATACAAACTGGCTCGTGATTCCGATGCCTGGGCGATAACCTGTTTTATTATAATCCCGAAATACCGTGAAATAGGCCTGGGCCGGTATATGCTGGAACAGGTCCTGAAAGATTTACAAAAAAAGGGAGTGAAATATGTTCAGGCCTTCCCGCGCCGGGGAAAGGACCTGGCCGTGGAGGATCTCTGGACCGGCCCCGAACGATTTTTTGAAAAAGCCGGATTCGAGCTGGAACGTGATGATCCCAAATATCCGATTTACGGCAAAAGGTTTTAACTTTTGATCGGTAAAATGGATTAATACGGTTCACGATCCGTTTATGAAGAGGGCCATTCGTTTTGAACGATATTGGAATGCCTGCCGATAATTCGATTAAATACCGCCTGAGGGGCCTTTTCTCTGTTTCAAATTTGTTTATTTACCCGTAATATATAAATGATGAATGAACCTTCACCGCCCCGCGTTGCCATAGTAAAATGTGACAGCTACGAAGAACATATCCTGGAGCCCCGGGTTCAGAATCTTCTGGAACTGCTGGGCGGATTGGATCGTTTTATCAAACCGGGTTCAAAGGTTCTTTTAAAGCCTAATCTGATTTCCGCCAAGGATCCTGCGCGGGCCATAACAACGCACCCGGAACTGGTCGCGGCGGTGGCACGTCAGGTGAGAAATCTTGGGGCGGACGTGATTGTGGGGGACAGCCCGGGCGGTGCCAAAAGAGGAATCAGGCGGGTCTGGGAGAATACCGGGATGCTGGCGATGGCTAAGAGAGAGGGACTGGAATTAGTCAATTTCGAAGCCGCGGGGGTGGAGAAGTTTCAATGTAACGGGCGGGCTTATTATCTGTCCAAACCGGCGGTTGAGGCCGATTTCATTATTAATCTTCCCAAATTAAAAACCCATGTTTTGACTCTTTTGACCGGGGCGGTAAAAAATGTTTTCGGTCTGGTTCCGGGTTTTCGCAAAGGCAACTATCATAAGGAATATCCCAAACCGCATCATTTTGCCGAGGTGATTGTGGATATTCTCTCGTTAAAGACCCCGGTTCTGACAATAATGGATGCGGTTTTATCTATGGAAGGGGATGGCCCGTCATCAGGGACCCCGCGCTGGACCAATCTTCTGCTGGGTTCACATGATCCGGTGGCGGTCGACGCGGTGGCTTCGGAGATTATCGGTTTGAAACCGGATCGGGTACCAACCACCAGAATAGCCTCCGAGGCCGGTTTGGGAATCGGCTATCTGGAGGCCATTAATATTGTCGGCGAGGCTCTTGAGTCGGTTAAAATCCCTGATTTCAAACTTACCTCGAATCGCAAAATGGAATTATTGCCGGGAGGGGTGGTGGCCATCCTGGGACCTTTTATCTGGATCAGGCCGGCCATAGATGCCGGAACCTGTACAAAATGCAGTACCTGTGTAAATTCATGTCCCACAGGGGCGTTACGTCTTGGTGGGGATAAAATACCAATTTTTGATTATGATTTATGTATAAGTTGCTGGTGTTGTCACGAATTGTGTCCATCCAAAGCGATCTATGTTAACAAATCATGGCTGGCCCGCAAGTTTATTCGATAGCCGAATTCGCAATAATTGCGTCGGCGCAAATATTGCTTGACAATTATTGATCAATTCACTAATTTCCTTTTAAAGGGTGAATCTCTTAATTTTGGCTGGTATTTTAAGGAAGTTTATTAATTAAAAATGGCTTTCAAAGGGTGTATAAAGTGAAATTCCTTTGAAAGCACTGATAGAGTAGGAGAGCTGTATATGAAACTAACCAAGGCTTTGGCAATCATATTTGCTATGGTCCTGGTTGTCATCTGCTTCAACGCCCCGGTCGTGTTTGGTGAAGATGAATACCCGTGGGATGAGGACAACGATAATTCCAGTGGAGGTATCCATGGAACGGTCGAGGATTCTCTGAAGTATGGGGATACGTTCAATCGACTGACGGCCGCTACCGGCGGGGCGAACGGCGGTAATACGGAGCCGTATATTTTTATTCAGTTCGTACCGATACTGGATATTATCATTTGGTATGACAATATTCCAGGGGTGCATGCGGATACCAAAGACGTCGTTAAAGCGGGTGAAAGTGAAGGTGTGGTTACCAGAACCAATGCAAAATAATTAAGAAGAAAAAATGAGCCTAACCTCACATCAAAATGCAAGTTTTGATACCAGGCTGCTTGAGATTGAGGAGCTATACCGCCAAAGAAAGCCTGATCTCGCCGGTGAGCAGCTGAAAGCCTTGGCTCCTGATGATTTTAAATCGGAGGGATTCGAGCGAGGGCTTTATCTGTTACTTCAGGCGACCGATCAGCTTCACTCCGGGAATTACAAGGAGTCTATCAGACTTGGGCTGGAAGCCAACAAGTTGCTGGCCTCCTCGGCTTTCCACCTGCGGGTGGGGCAGTTATTTCTGTTATTGTACAGGAACTATTCCGGTCTGGGTGATTTTAGAAACGCCGAGAGGTATGCTCAGGATGCGCTGGCCTTTTTAAGAAGGGCCGATGACAGCATTGGTATGGTGGGGGCGCTGAACGGTTTGGGCAAGCTCGCGTATATTCGCGGAGATTTTTCCAAATCAATTGAATTCATTACCGAGGCTATCGAATTATCGCGGGGCGACAATATTCGTATGGCCGAACTGATCGGCAACCTTGGCCGAATCGAGCTTCTGGCCGGTGGTTGGCAGAATGCCGAGGATCATCTGGGAACGGCCCTGAAGCTGGCCGGGGAACTCAATCAACCGCTATCAATAGCCCGCGGCTATCTTTCGCTGGGGCACCTTTATTTAAGACAGAGAAAGTTTAACCAGTCGGCGCAGGAATTCCGGGCGGCCGAGATTTTGATTGAGGCCAATAATTACCGCCGGGACCGGATTATTATGCTTGAGCTTGAAGGTGAACTGGCCTTTGAGCTGGGTGATATGATTCAGGCCCGAAAGGTTTTGACAAGGGCCTTTGATCTTGGCCGGGAACTGGCCCCGGAATCGGCTTTGATTACCCAGATAACGCGCCGGATGGCTCAAGTGGAATTGGCTCTTGATAATCTTGATGAAGCTTTGACATTGGCCCAGCGGGCGCTTGATCTGGCGGCCAGGCTGGGAGAAAAAGCCGAAATAGGTTTGAGCCGGATGATAATCGCCGAGATTTTTTCGGCTCGCGACAATAATCCCTCGGCTTTTGAATATTCGGAAAGCGGTCTTGAGATTCTGCGCGAAGTCGGTGATCCTTATGATTTGGGCCGGGCGTTGTTGATCCAGGCCAGGATTGCCAGTCAATCCAAGACAATAGGATTGAGCAAGATTGATAAATTGTTCGATGAGGCGTTCCGGATTTTTAACCAATTGAAATTATTCTACTGGTCGGCTGAAACCAGATTCCGGCAGGGCATTCTTTGCTGTCAATATTCAAGAATTTCCAGCGGTTTTAGAAATTTGCTGGAAAGCGAAAAGATTTTTGAAAACATTTCTGAGAAGGCCAAGATTCGATCGGTCCGGCTATTCAAACAGGAATTATCCAAGATAGCGGTAACGGCATCACTTTCAGCCGATAATGAATTCAAGATTTTCGGGGATTATTTTACCGAGACGGAATATTCGAACCTGAAAACGGGCCAAATCCAGAATATAATTGATATACTGAGTCAGCGGACAAGAGCCAGCCGGGTGATTATTTACAAGGCCGGGCAACAGGCTCATGATGCCCTGACCAATCTGGATTTAACGCAATTGCAGCGCCGCCGCTTTATCCAGCAATTCGATGATTTGCTGGGCGAGGAATTTAATCCGGACAAACCGACGCTGATTCTTGACAGCCGGAGAGACCCGTTCATAAACGATCTTCTCCAACCGGGAGGGAACGAGGTCATTTCGAGTGTTATGGTAATTCCGCTTATGATGGGGAAACAGGTTTCCGGCTATGTTTATCTTGACCGGTTGTCATCGAACGGGGATTTCCGGCCGTTCGGGCAGAAGGAGTTAAATTTCGCGGTCAGTTTTGCCGATTTGATTTCTCTTAAGATGGCCGAATACGAGAAGTTTCTCCTGGAAGAAGAAAACCGGAGGTTGAAATCCCAGTTAATGGAGGAGGCCGCTTTTCCCAACATTATAACCCAGAACAAGCAGATGCTGGAAATGCTGGCCAGGGTTCAGCAAGTGGTGAATTCCAATATCTCCATATCCATCGAGGGTGAAACGGGGAGCGGCAAGGATCTTCTGGCCAAGACGATTCATTACAGTTCCAACCGTAAAGACCGGCGTTTTATTTCGGTTAATTGCGCCGCCCTGCCGGAAACCTTGCTGGAATCGGAGCTTTTCGGTCATAAGAAGGGCGCTTTTACGGGGGCCGACCGTGACAAAACGGGGCTCTTTGAAGAGGCCAACGGCGGGACTTTTTTCCTCGATGAAATAGCCGACATGCCGTTGTCGATTCAGGCTAAGGTTCTTCGTATTCTGGAAGAAAAGGAGATTGTCCGTCTGGGTGAAACCCGGCCGATCAAAGTCGATGTTCGTATTATTTCGGCCACCAATAAGGATTTGAAGGTGGAAATGGAGGCCGGTCGGTTTCGCCAGGATTTATATTATCGTTTAACGGCTCTATGTTTTAAGATTCCGCCGCTTCGTGAGCGAAGGGAAGATATTCCGCTTTTGATCGATCACTTTGCGGAAGAAAAGGTAAAATTCGCGCCGGAGGTTTTGCGAAAGCTGATTACCTTCGACTGGCCGGGTAATGTCAGGGAACTTGAAAATGAAATAAAGAAATTGATATTACTGACCGGTGAAAAAGGGATTGTCGATGTTAAACTGCTTTCCGGCA encodes the following:
- a CDS encoding DUF362 domain-containing protein, giving the protein MMNEPSPPRVAIVKCDSYEEHILEPRVQNLLELLGGLDRFIKPGSKVLLKPNLISAKDPARAITTHPELVAAVARQVRNLGADVIVGDSPGGAKRGIRRVWENTGMLAMAKREGLELVNFEAAGVEKFQCNGRAYYLSKPAVEADFIINLPKLKTHVLTLLTGAVKNVFGLVPGFRKGNYHKEYPKPHHFAEVIVDILSLKTPVLTIMDAVLSMEGDGPSSGTPRWTNLLLGSHDPVAVDAVASEIIGLKPDRVPTTRIASEAGLGIGYLEAINIVGEALESVKIPDFKLTSNRKMELLPGGVVAILGPFIWIRPAIDAGTCTKCSTCVNSCPTGALRLGGDKIPIFDYDLCISCWCCHELCPSKAIYVNKSWLARKFIR
- a CDS encoding GNAT family N-acetyltransferase, which codes for MDLKVMALDAGHVDDFFRVHSEENGHGWCYCVAWWAPTWQGWMERTAEENRRMREQLFDVEQYDGYLMYDGDKPIGWCQVGPRDRLHKLVLEYKLARDSDAWAITCFIIIPKYREIGLGRYMLEQVLKDLQKKGVKYVQAFPRRGKDLAVEDLWTGPERFFEKAGFELERDDPKYPIYGKRF
- a CDS encoding sigma 54-interacting transcriptional regulator — encoded protein: MSLTSHQNASFDTRLLEIEELYRQRKPDLAGEQLKALAPDDFKSEGFERGLYLLLQATDQLHSGNYKESIRLGLEANKLLASSAFHLRVGQLFLLLYRNYSGLGDFRNAERYAQDALAFLRRADDSIGMVGALNGLGKLAYIRGDFSKSIEFITEAIELSRGDNIRMAELIGNLGRIELLAGGWQNAEDHLGTALKLAGELNQPLSIARGYLSLGHLYLRQRKFNQSAQEFRAAEILIEANNYRRDRIIMLELEGELAFELGDMIQARKVLTRAFDLGRELAPESALITQITRRMAQVELALDNLDEALTLAQRALDLAARLGEKAEIGLSRMIIAEIFSARDNNPSAFEYSESGLEILREVGDPYDLGRALLIQARIASQSKTIGLSKIDKLFDEAFRIFNQLKLFYWSAETRFRQGILCCQYSRISSGFRNLLESEKIFENISEKAKIRSVRLFKQELSKIAVTASLSADNEFKIFGDYFTETEYSNLKTGQIQNIIDILSQRTRASRVIIYKAGQQAHDALTNLDLTQLQRRRFIQQFDDLLGEEFNPDKPTLILDSRRDPFINDLLQPGGNEVISSVMVIPLMMGKQVSGYVYLDRLSSNGDFRPFGQKELNFAVSFADLISLKMAEYEKFLLEEENRRLKSQLMEEAAFPNIITQNKQMLEMLARVQQVVNSNISISIEGETGSGKDLLAKTIHYSSNRKDRRFISVNCAALPETLLESELFGHKKGAFTGADRDKTGLFEEANGGTFFLDEIADMPLSIQAKVLRILEEKEIVRLGETRPIKVDVRIISATNKDLKVEMEAGRFRQDLYYRLTALCFKIPPLRERREDIPLLIDHFAEEKVKFAPEVLRKLITFDWPGNVRELENEIKKLILLTGEKGIVDVKLLSGKILDREDREDSYEMTQPSDVNFDAQFSLYDYLAQYERRFIIKALREQGGVKKHAAAILNIPESTLRLKIKQYNIDLKNLSISG